The Euwallacea similis isolate ESF13 chromosome 12, ESF131.1, whole genome shotgun sequence region ATGGAGTAGGGAATCATTATATCCAAGCAGGTGAATATAACGTGTGGCTCTCCTAATTAATCTGCGTAATACGTAATTCCTGCCCTCATTTCCAGGAAGCACTCCTTCTGCGATGAGAAATGCAGCCGCGCGAAGATGATCTGCTATGATCTTATGcgctattttattttccgttCTTCCACAGTACTCTTGTGATTTACTTATCAGAGCAGAAAATAGATCAATATCATAGTTATCATGGACGTTTTGCATAACAGCCGCTATTCTTTCAAGGCCCATTCCAGTATCGATGcatttttttggcaatttgtGTAAATTACCTTCTTCATCTTTGTTAAATTCCATGAATACCAGATTCCAGATTTCAACAATTCTATCGCCCTCTTGTAAATTAGGACTCCCATggtcataaaaaatttcagaacaTGGACCGCACGGACCAGTGCTTCCCATACTCCAAAAGTTATCATCCGTTGTAATTCTTATGATTTTATCACTTGAAAAGCCACTTATCTTACGCCAAATCTCGTACGCCTCATCATCAGTATGGTAGACGGTTATGGATAGTCTGTTTTTATCAAGAGATAACTCTTTAGTGATAAATTCCCACGCAAATTCTATCGCAGTTTCCTTAAAGTAATCACCGAAGCTAAAATTTCCTagcatttcaaaaaatgtgtgATGCCGAGTTGTATAGCCAACATTTTCCAGATCATTGTGTTTACCGCCTGCTCTTAGGCACTTTTGACTTGAGACAGCACGTttcatttcagttttttgagcaccagtaaaaatatttttaaactgcaCCATACCAGCATTTGTGAACATGAGCGTTGGGTCATGTTCTGGAATCAAAGGAGAAGAAGAAACCTGCTCGTGGtcattatttacaaaaaattttataaatctttCTCTGATTTCGTTTAGCTTCATCGTTTTTATTGAGGTTATCTATAAATAATAAGTtgtaatggaaataaaatcaataccACTCTCTAGATCTCAGAACTTCTAGTGACATGCACCTTGTGgtaagaaaaaatcaatatattcACGATAAATTTACCTCATATCTGTGTTTTATATGTGGAAATTGGAATGGAAATTTATGTAGGCAAAGAAAAAAGAATAGCAAATGTGGTGACTCAACACTGGAATGACATAAAAGGATCAGACAGAGATTGGCCAGAAAGGCATGAAATAGACACTGCAGAAATAATGGAATCATGGCAGCATTGTTTTGTCATTGAAGTCAAGGATCAAGGTTATATTTGTGAAAATGCAGGAGAAAAGGCTGTTGAATTCTATGGTTTTGAGAAAAAGACGCGCATTGATAATAAGTATGCAATTGATGCACCATTTTTGCGACTATATAAAATAGATGCAGTTATTGATAAACTTGATACTGTAATAGAGAGTAAATGCCCGATCAATGAAGAGGAAGAAAGTGAAAGTGTTAAAATGAGGCAAGTATTGTTGCCACTTGGGAATAAAGAAGGTATAACACACATATTGGGCGTAATTACTTTTAAACTCctttaatatacaattttaatttgattctttaataaaattatttatactaatGCTTAATTACTATTAAAGAACTCAATAGTAGTgcttgtaaatttatttggaatatgaagaaaataaaattaaaaaccaaatcttCTGTGAAAAAGCGCTTTCACCTTACAGCTAAGGGTAAAGTTATTTCTACTCAGTCAGGCAAAAGGCATGGCATGGTAAAGAGAAGTAAATCTAATATTCGTAATCAGCGCGGTACAACGATTCTTGGTAAATctgactcgcgtatagttaaGCTTCATATGCCTTACGGTATTTAACAAAATGGaggtaaaataaaatggctCGGGTAAAACGTGGAGTCACTACTCACGCtcgtcataaaaaaatattgaaactggCAAAGGGTTATAGAGGGCGCGCAAAAAGTTGTTATAGAATTGCATTACAAAGAGTTGAAAAAGCACTGCAATATGCTTATAGAGACAGAAGAACCCGTAAACGTGATTTCCGTAGCTTATGGATAATACGTATTAATGCAGCAGCAAGAGAGCATGGGCTTACTTATGGTAGGTTTATGCATGGTCTTACACTTGCCGGCATtgatttaaatagaaaaattcttgCTGAGATGGCAGTTAATTATAAGGATGATTTTGCCAAATTAGTAGAAACTGTAAGTGGTAAATTAGCGGAGAATTCTTAAAGCAAAAACACCATGAGAATTATTTTCATGGGATCACCAGGATTTGCTGTTAATTCTCTGAGCTTGTTACTGAAATCAAAGAGCGAAGTGGTGGCAGTATACACCAAGGCTCCAAAACCTTCGGGGCGTGGACAGAAGCCAATGAAATCTCCAGTACATGTTATCGCTGAAGAAAGTAACATAGAGGTATGTACTCCTATCTCTCTAAAGTTCTCGGCAGAGcaagaaaaatttagaaatttcaagCCAGACGTTGCGGTTGTTGCCGCGTATGGATTGATACTTCCaagagaaattttgaatattccaAAATATGATTGTATTAATATTCATCCTTCATTACTACCAAGGTGGCGTGGTGCAGCCCCGATACAGCACACAATTTTAGCAGGAGATCAAGAAACCGGGGTTAGCATTATGCAATTGGATGAAGGATTAGATTCCGGCCCTATtttaaaacaggaaaaatttcTTATCGAAAAGAACGATAATTACAAGACATTGCATGATAAATTATCTAAGCTAGGCAGTGATTTACTGCTGAAAGTGCTAaacgaaattgaaaaacaGCTTCCCTTAAAACAGAACGATAACGATGCATGTTACGCTGACAAAGTGGAAGACTATAAAATTTATGCAAGTGATGCCTGTGAAGTTGCTTATAGAAAGGTTAAAGCGTTTTACCCAAAAGCGTTTATCAAGATAGAGAATAAACGTATCAGGATACTTGATGCTGACTTTGAAGCTTTCGCTTCAGAACAAGGTGAGATTGTTAACGATAATATGCACATAAGTTTAAAAGGTGGCATTTTAATTCCTAAAGTTGTACAAATGGAAGGAAGAAATCCTTGTAGTATTGAAGATTTTATTCGTGGTTTGAAATCAAgcatggtaaaaaaatttatagaataGACTGCTTTGAAGGAAAGGTTAGGAGGGCTAAAGCAACTTCTACAATTTGGTATTCCGCTGCTTGTTAGCGGAATCTACAACAAGATACTGCGTTTTGGTGTACGAACATTGCAATTTGCAGGTAATTTGAGTAGTAGAtggtgtcattccagtgcttgacactggaatCCAGTTTCTATTGTACAGCCACCTGGTGTGCTCATTTAAAGTGAAGCtttctggatcccagtgtctgggcactgggatgacatcTTTCTTGGTCTCTTGTATCACAATGTTCGTACAGTTGGTGCGACCCGAAAGTCGTGATTTTGTGATGGTAAAATTCCATCTTCCCTAGACATCGTGGGTAATGTATGTCTCACATTTTAGAGAGTGGCAACCTCTAGGATGCAAGCATGAGATAAAAGCAGGTAACACTAAACCTTATAGTGAATCCCTGCAAACAGAGTTAGATATGGTTACGAGAGGAACCAATGCCTGAATTGTCGTAACGAACGATATGCGAAATAAGGTTGGTTAACGCATAGACCAAAAGGTACGGAGAAAGTGGATAATTAGAACTTGACTGGTCTGATTAAGATGTTTCCCATCTCCCGGCAAAAAGTTGGAACCTAAGTCTAAcatgaaacaatttcatgGAACGGAGTAACATTATAGATGCTCTTATTCTTTAAGCAGGGAGCCACCCGTATGCACCTATAATGAGGGATTGTCTAAGAAGCCAAGGCCTAAAGTAATGTTTAGGATATGCTGACGTGGACACTGTAATTTGGAAGGTAAAGTTGTGAGTAGTGGTTAATATGTTATGAGCCAACATTAAGTGTTAGGTATGAATGAATACGACTTCTCTAGTAATATAGAGAATGCTGTATTTaagctataaaaacaaatttaccaagctttgaaatgttaattacatggAGAAGTATGTATGACAAACACCAAGTTAGAGAGAAGCCGGATGTGGTGAAAGTCACTAGTCCGGTTTTGAAGTCGAGTGGGGAGAGGTGACTTTCTCCACTTAGATAACTGGATACCGTGGCGGTATGACGTAGTAGCTATATATAGACAAATTCCTTTTTCttagatataattttaaaaaactttccatataaaaatgaaaataaaaagagcTTTAATATCAGTATACGATAAAACGAATATAATTGATCTTGCATCGTTTTTAATGCAGCAACAAATAGAAATTCTTTCAACGGGAAATACTTATAAAACGCTATCTAGTGCAGGAATAAAAACACAAGAGGTCTCAGATTACACACAATTTCCAGAGATACTGGGTGGTAGAGTAAAAACTTTACACCCTAAAATTCATGGAGGAATACTTTGCAATagagaaaaacacaaaacGGAAATACAAAATCTAGGTATTGAGCCAATAGACCTGCTTATAACTAACCTATACCCATTTTGGGAGACAGTAAGTAGCGGCTCAAATGAAGAGCAAATTATAGAACAAATTGATATCGGCGGAGTGGCGTTAATTAGAGCTGCagcaaaaaattttcattttactcCAGTCATTTCTAGCATTCAAGACTATGAAGCACTAAAAGCTgagatgataaaaaataacaatgaaacAACATTGGAATATAGAAAACATTTAGCAACAAAAGCATTTGCTCTCACTGCACACTACGATTCTAATATTCACAGTTGGTTTTTATCCCAGAGTAAAAATAATGAGTTGCCAGAGTTTTTCGCACTATATGGGCATAAAGCACAAGAATTAAGGTATGGTGAAAACCCTCATCAAAAAGCTGCATTTTATAGCAATCAATTCACCAAATATCCGCTGGAAAAAATACATGGAAAAGAGTTGAGTTATAATAATATAGTAGATATAGAGTCCGCACTTAACATAACTTCTGAATTCGAAGAGCCTGCAGCAGTGATAATAAAGCACAATAACCCATGTGGCGCTGCTGTTAGTAATAATGCTTTGGAGGCATATGAAAAGGCTCTATCATGTGATGAAGTAAGCAGTTTTGGTGGCATAGTTGCCTTAAATCGGGAGATAGATTTAAAGCTagcagaaaaattaaacgagaTATTTTTGGAAGTAGTGATAGCACCATCGGTAAACAATGAGGcactaaaaattttacaaagaaagaaaaatttaagagTGATTATTCATAAATCTTTCcaacaaaatgtgaaataccaaattaaaaatgttgttgGTGGGTTTTTGGTGCAAGAAAATAATGACCACACAATAAAAGCAGAACAAGTAACAAAGTGCACTAcaacagaaaaagaaaaggaagaTCTTATTTTTGCCtggaaaatatgtaaacatGTGAAATCCAACGCAATAGTTATAGCAAAAGATGGTTGTGCTATTGGCATCGGCGCAGGGCAAACAAGCAGAATAGATAGTGTGAACATTGCAGTGAAAAAAGCAGGTGAAAAATGTAAAGGTGTAGTGCTTGCTTCAGatgcattttttccattccCAGATAGCATAGTAGAAAGTGCAAAACATGGAATTACAGCTATAATTCAGCCCGGCGGCTCGCTGAAAGATCAAGATGTGATAAAAGctgcaaatgaaaataaaattgctatGTTTTTCACTGGCGTTCGCAGTTTTTTCCATTAGGCTTTGTGTCTTATCGTCATACCGCCGCGGTATCTCTAGATCCCGCTAACACGTAGCGGGATGACGGTTGTCAGCCAAGTAGCCCCCTATgatgtcatcccagtgcttgacactgggatccaggtTGCTCACAAGCAAACTAGCATAGAAAGTGGTTACAACGTTTCCGATGAGATTGCAGAAAggctggatcccagtgtcaagcactgggatgacacccTCCTAGTAGAAACGCTTTTGTAATTGCAACATTCGTGCAATCTTTAGCCATaaacattaagaaatttaccaaataaaaaaaaggcaaaagaagcCCCGTGGTGGTTGGCTATTTACCATGTACTAAAATATCggcgttttttttattctaaaacgCTTGATTAAGAGCGATTTAGCTGCTTTTAACTTGCAACTAACCTACACCGCAAgtgtttaagaaatttaccaaGCAGGAAAAAAGGCAAAGAAACCCCGTAGTAGCTAGCATTCAAATTCTCCCTTGTCAATTTGACGTTTTTTGCTGTCTTAAACGCTTTGTAAGCGCGTTTCGGCTTATATAggtaaaaacctaaaaatttttaaagacatgCGATGCACGTAGtgcgaaaaattaaacatgagACGCCAAATACCCTAAGCTTTTTGTCATTAACCTGCACAGATTgcgaagataaataaatagcttCAGTCTCATGATAAGGGGGCTGGCGGAGTTTGTCAAGTAAGTTTTTTCGTTTCTGTGACCAGTTGGACTTAAAGTCTACACAAAAAACGTTTACAACCAACGTTTAACATGGTAAATTAAAAACGGTTTATTCCTCGGTAGCTCAGTGGTAGAGCAGTTGGCTGTTAACCAATTGGTCGCTGGTTCGAATCCGGCCCGGGGAGCTCTTCTCTGTTGAATTTTAGTGTTGATTTTATATGGACATTAAATCAGTCGTTTTATGTATACTAGATGGCTGGGGAAATGGAGTAGAAAACAGTAAATACAATGCTATTAGCAACGCAAATCCACCCTGTTGGCAATATATTAGCTCTAATTATCCAAAATGCAGTTTATCCGCCTGTGGAACTGATGTGGGGTTACCTGGTGGTCAAATAGGTAACTCAGAAGTTGGCCATATGAATATTGGCAGTGGTAGAGTGGTAATACAAAGCCTTCAGCGCATTAATCAAGAGATTGGAACAATAGAAAACAATGTAAATCtacaaagttttattaatgatCTAAAAAGTAAGAACGGAGTATGCCATATAATGGGATTGGTGTCCGATGGTGGTGTTCATTCGCATCAAAAGCATATTTCAACtttagcaaataaaatatcacagCATGGAATAAAAGTGGTGATACATGCATTTTTAGATGGCAGAGACACATTGCcaaattcaggaaaaaaatgcattcaaGAATTTACAAAGAGTATAAAGGGAAATGACACAAGAATTGCTACTGTTTCTGGGCGTTACTATGCTATGGACCGTGACAACAGGTGGAAGAGAACAATCGAAGCTTATGAGGCTATCGCATTTGCAAAGGCACCTTGTCATGATAATGCAGTATCGTTGATTgatgaaaattatcaaaataacataACTGATGAGTTTATTAGGCCCGCAGTAATAGGTGACTATCAAGGTATAAAACCAGAAGATGGAGTGCTGTTGGCTAACTTTCGTGCTGATCGAATGATACAATTAGCAAGTATTTTGCTTGGCAAAACAGATTACGCTAAGGTAGCAAAATTCTCTTCAATTTTAAGTATGATGAAGTATAAAGAAGATCTCAAAATTCCTTATATTTTTCCTCCTACTTCTTTCGCTGATACTCTAGGACAAACAATAGAAGACAATAAATTACGACAATTACGTATCGCCGAAACCGAGAAATACGCTCATGtgactttctttttcaattgtgGAAAAGAAGAACCTTTCTCTGGTGAAGAAAGAATACTCATTCCCTCACCAAAAGTTCAAACTTACGATTTGCAGCCCGAAATGTCAGCCTTCGAGCTCACAGAAAAGCTTGTAGAAAAAATTCACTCCCAAGAATTCGCACTGATAGTTGTAAATTACGCTAATCCTGATATGGTAGGGCATACAGGTAATATAAAAGCAGCCGAGAAAGCTGTGCTAGCTGTAGATGATTGTCTTGCGAAAGTGCTGAATGCTGTTAAAAAGTCAAGCAACACCGTATTAATTGTTACTGCAGACCATGGTAACGTGGAATGTATGTTcgatgaagaaaataatacacCTCATACAGCACACACTCTAAATAAAGTGCCATTTATTGTGTCTTGCGATAATCTAAAACTAAGAGACGGAAGGTTATCTGACATTGCCCCTACTATTTTACAGCTACTTGGAATTAAAAAACCAAACGAAATGACAGGCAGTTCGTTGATTGTATAATTTTTCGCATTACTCTCTAACTGGATATGCACAGCTGTTGTAGTTTGAGACACCGGAAAggtgtcattccagtgcttgacactggaatCCAGATTAAAGATTAAGTTGTAatcttatattaaaaataatatctttgATAGTGAAAGATTAGattccagtgtcaagcactggaatgacaTCATAGGAGTTATCTGATATTGCCCCTACTATTTTACAGCTACTTGGAATTAAGAAACCGGATGAAATGACAGGCAGTTCGTTGATTTCTTGCATTACCCTCTGTCATTCCAGCTAGGCAGCGTTATGCACCGGAATGACATCAAATAGATGTGTTTTAACTTAAtccaacttttaaatttttcgctGTTAGTACTAATGATTCATTAAAGAAGCTGTCAATATCACCAATACtatctatattttttgtactgATAGATTGGTCAATTCTTTTGACCAAATTAGATAAAACTTTATTAGGgccaatttcaacaaatttgtTAACGCCACGGCTTGACATATACAAAACCATTTCTCTCCATTTCACTCTGCTTACAACTTGCTTGGcgagtaaaatttttataactttggGATCACTCTCCTCTTTAGCTGTAACATTTGATATCAAAGGAACTATAGGACGGGTTATTTTAATACCCTTCAAAAACTCCAAAACTTTTTCATCAGCAGGTTTCATAAGAGATGAATGAAAAGGCCCACTAACctgtaatttaattagtttcctCACACTcgagtttttgaataaatcgGGTAACATTTCAAGAGCTTCTCTAGTGCCACTTATAACCACTTGTCCGCCACCGTTATCGTTTACAATTTCACAAATTCCGTCAATTTGAACTGATTTCAATATATCTTCCACTTCATTTATCTCTGCTCCAAGCAACGCAACCATTCCGCCTTTACATTTCAGTGAAGCTTCATGCATTGCTTCGCTGCGAACTTTCAGCAGCTTGATTGCAGACTCAAGCGTTAACGCTCCTGCAGCACACAGCGCTGTATATTCGCCAACTGAATGCCCACAAACATATTTAACATTGTGATCAGTGAAAAGAGATTTGCCAAACACATGCTCCATAACACGTAGCATTGCAATTGATACTGCCATTATAGCTGGCTGAGCGTTTTCTGTAATGGTTAATTCTTCAATAGGACCGTTGAAGATTAAATGAGACAGCTTTCTATCCAATATGCTATCTACTTCATTAAATACTTGTCTTGCAACAGAAAACTCACTATATAAGCTCTTTCCCATTCCTACAAACTGAGAGCCCTGACCGGGGAAAGCAAAAATCATgatagttattatttattccttattaaatatactactttatttattttttgtcaatattttagaataatgATTGACTTAGTGAATTAAGTTCACTAGAATATTAACTGACTAAAAGTTTATAAACAACAATgaattatcataaaattattatagttaTGACAGACGGTCAAGAGTTTGAAACTCGTTCCACTTATGGAAAGGAGGGAGATAGGGTAAAACTTGATAGAGATCCTCTTACTCACCCTGCATGGACTGGAAGTTTGACAAGCGGGTTAGCAAGTAAAACTAGCAAATTAGCCAAGTTTAACGATAAATATGGAagcattttctaattttcctcCTCTTTAAGTTTTAGAGAGTTTACTGAAGTATgcataaatacaaaaatataggCTATGTTGCTTCTCCATCACCAAAATCGCAGGAAGTATCTAAACTAttaaagaaacttaattttatcaatataACAGAAGAAAATAAGTCCGAAATCGATCTATTGATAGTTGTTGGCGGTGATGGCTTTATGCTACGCACTTTGCACAATTACgtcatagaaaataaaaacatgcaTGTGTATGGGATAAACACTGGCAATGTTGGGTTTTTGATGAATAAATGCTTTAGCTGCAGTGAAGATTTAATTGATCATATAGAACATGCAACTTCAACTCAGTTAACTTTGCTAAAAATGGAAGCAACAGACACAAGTGGCAAGAGGTATCACTACATAGCGGTAAACGAGGTATATGTTTTTAGAAAAGCAAACCAAATAGTAGAAATGAATATCACTATTAATGATAAGctaaaagtagaaaaatttaGAGGGGACGGAGTAATATTATCTACTCCCACAGGTAGCACTGCATATAACTTCTCTGCCGGTGGCCCAATCTTGCCgctaaattcaaatttacttGCATTAACCTCTATCAATAGCTATTACCCAAGGCATTGGAATGGAGCGTTAATATCAAACGATACAATCGTACAAATTGACATTAACGACACAAAAAACCGTCCAGCACTTGTAGTATCAGATTACAAGGAGTTTCATAATATATcacagataaaaatacaaaaagaccACGAAAACACAATAACTTTGCTTTTTGACAAAGATTACCCTCTGAATGAAAGAATCTTTGATAGACAATTTCTATACTAATAATTATCCGTAAATTGGTATTTACTATATCTTAATAACTATAGCGTAATCAATGCagcattaataattaattttggagTAAATATGGGACCAGTAACGAATCTACCATCGTCTGAAGAGAATGCACTATTAATATTTGACTTTGATCAAACAATTACAAATAAGTCTATGTGCAATTTCTTTACATCCAAGGGGTATGATGATTATGATTCTGGCAAAGAAAAAGCagtaattgaagaaaaaatagaagaatTTTTACAAAAGGAAGGCTCAGgaatcaaaaataaagaaaagctAAGGTCTGTATTAGGTTCTGCACTTTCAAGCGGAGTAGAAGTTGCTATTGTATCGTCtgcaaaatatataaaagcaGTAGAGTATGTAGTGAAAAATCATTTAGGTTTAACAGAAGAGCAGGCGCAAGGTATTAAAGTAGTTGGAGGAACGACTAAGCGTCAAGATCCACTAAATTCAGCAGAAGTAGCTAAAAGAATGAATGAGCCTCAAGATCCACAAATTGGAAAACATCTATGTGTTTTATCTCTTTTAAAAGCATATAAGAAAGACAAAGGTATGTTACCGCAAAAAGTCATGTTAGTTGATGGTAATCAGCGGGGCATTAATCCTGCTGATGACTTTTATAAAAGCATCAAGGAAGGATTATTAGAAAAAGATATGAAGGGTCTCTTAGAAAATATAGATCAAGAAATAGCAGAAGTTGATGTCAGGGAAGAGGAAATAAACAATATTGCATTTAAAGGGGTTAATGTATCTAGTGAGCCAACAATAGGAACAGACGGAGCAGGGGATGATGGTTATTTAGACAAAGTAGGAAAATGGATTAAAGAGCCTATACAGAATCTTGAGAATCCAGGGGATGATGGTCCGGAGAATCATAGTAAAAAAACTTCGAAAGAGAGTTCAGATAGTAGAATAGGTGGTCAAAACTCAGAAGAGAAAGATCCTTCTAAAAAAGTAGGTCTATCCGGCAGCACACCTTTAACTCCTCCACCATCGTATAAAAGCGAAGATGGCTCTGAAAAGTCTTTGAGTGAATTTGATACAAATAGCAATGCAACTTTAGAGAGTAAGAAAGCAAACAGATCCTGGCCAAGAGCAAAATATGCCTTGCAGCAGAAGGGCTTTATAATTT contains the following coding sequences:
- the LOC136412431 gene encoding malonyl CoA-acyl carrier protein transacylase-like yields the protein MIFAFPGQGSQFVGMGKSLYSEFSVARQVFNEVDSILDRKLSHLIFNGPIEELTITENAQPAIMAVSIAMLRVMEHVFGKSLFTDHNVKYVCGHSVGEYTALCAAGALTLESAIKLLKVRSEAMHEASLKCKGGMVALLGAEINEVEDILKSVQIDGICEIVNDNGGGQVVISGTREALEMLPDLFKNSSVRKLIKLQVSGPFHSSLMKPADEKVLEFLKGIKITRPIVPLISNVTAKEESDPKVIKILLAKQVVSRVKWREMVLYMSSRGVNKFVEIGPNKVLSNLVKRIDQSISTKNIDSIGDIDSFFNESLVLTAKNLKVGLS